From the Roseibium salinum genome, one window contains:
- the rpoC gene encoding DNA-directed RNA polymerase subunit beta' produces the protein MNHEVMNLFNQQAPAQTFDQIRISLASPEKILSWSFGEIKKPETINYRTFKPERDGLFCARIFGPIKDYECLCGKYKRMKYKGVICEKCGVEVTLSRVRRERMGHIELAAPVAHIWFLKSLPSRIGLLLDMTLKDLERVLYFENYVVLEPGLTPLKQHQLLSEEDFIAAQDEYGEDAFTAMIGAEAIREILMSMDLERESEKLRQEIAEATTELKPKKLAKRLKVIEAFMESGNRPEWMIMTVVPVIPPDLRPLVPLDGGRFATSDLNDLYRRVINRNNRLRRLMELRAPDIIIRNEKRMLQESVDALFDNGRRGRVITGANKRPLKSLSDMLKGKQGRFRQNLLGKRVDYSGRSVITVGPELKLHQCGLPKKMALELFKPFIYSRLDAKGFSSTVKQAKKLVEKERPEVWDILDEVIREHPVLLNRAPTLHRLGIQAFEPTLIEGKAIQLHPLVCSAFNADFDGDQMAVHVPLSLEAQLEARTLMMSTNNILHPANGGPIIVPSQDIVLGLYYLSIMAEGEPGDGMAFGNVGEIHHALANKVITLHTKIKGRYKSIDADGNPTSEINETTPGRMLIAELLPKHHEVPFEVCNKLMTKKEISKMIDTVYRACGQKETVIFCDRIMQLGFKNACNAGISFGMDDMVIPETKQNLVAETSALATEYEQQYNDGLITQGEKYNKVVDAWAKCTDKIADEMMARIKAVQIDEETGRQKPMNSVYMMSHSGARGSPQQMKQLAGMRGLMAKPDGSIIENPIISNFKEGLSVLEYFNSTHGARKGLADTALKTANSGYLTRRLVDVAQDSIILEPDCGSVRGITVAPIVDAGNIIATLGMRVLGRTTAEDVFDNLSGELLVPKGKLIDEKDVEAIEAAKVQQVKIRSVLTCETETGVCATCYGRDLARGTPVNLGEAVGVIAAQSIGEPGTQLTMRTFHIGGTAQVVDSSFIESNVDGTIKIRNRSVQRDSEGNLIAMVRNMSIVVIDSDGNERAVHRVAYGSKLHVDEGDSVKRGQRIAEWDPYTRPMLAEVDGIVDFEDLVDGASVQETADEATGITKRVVIDWRSSQRGADLKPAIVVKDEKGTIKKSARGSDARILLSVDAILSVQPGASVKAGDVLSRIPLESAKTKDITGGLPRVAELFEARRPKDHAIIAEIDGTIRFGRDYKNKRRIIIEPAEEGVEPVEYLIPKGKHFHLQEGDAIEKGEYILDGNPAPHDILAVKGVEALAAYLVNEIQEVYRLQGVTINDKHIEVIVRQMLQKIEITDTGDTEFFSGEQVDKIDFEEANRKAVDAARDPAKGVPVLLGITKASLQTRSFFSAASFQETTRVLTDAAVNGKIDPLVGLKENVIVGRLIPAGTGGVMKRIRQIAVHRDDLIQEAQRQQSSESAAEGLLEDMTGAE, from the coding sequence ATGAATCACGAGGTCATGAACCTGTTCAATCAACAGGCTCCCGCCCAGACCTTCGACCAGATCCGGATATCGCTTGCGAGTCCGGAAAAGATCTTGTCTTGGTCCTTCGGTGAAATCAAAAAACCGGAGACCATCAACTACCGTACGTTCAAGCCTGAACGGGACGGTCTGTTCTGCGCACGTATCTTTGGCCCGATCAAGGACTACGAATGTCTTTGCGGCAAATACAAGCGCATGAAATACAAGGGTGTCATCTGTGAAAAGTGTGGCGTTGAAGTCACCTTGTCGCGGGTGCGCCGTGAACGCATGGGCCATATCGAGCTGGCAGCTCCGGTTGCGCACATCTGGTTCCTGAAGTCCCTGCCGAGCCGCATCGGTCTGCTGCTCGACATGACGCTGAAGGATCTGGAGCGCGTGCTCTATTTCGAGAACTACGTGGTTCTCGAGCCGGGCCTGACGCCGCTCAAGCAGCACCAGCTTCTGTCTGAAGAAGACTTCATCGCCGCTCAGGACGAGTATGGCGAGGATGCCTTCACGGCAATGATCGGCGCCGAGGCGATCCGCGAGATCCTGATGAGCATGGATCTTGAGCGCGAGAGCGAAAAGCTGCGCCAGGAAATCGCCGAAGCAACCACCGAGCTGAAGCCGAAGAAACTGGCCAAGCGGCTGAAGGTCATCGAAGCCTTCATGGAATCGGGCAACCGTCCGGAATGGATGATCATGACCGTCGTTCCGGTCATCCCGCCGGATCTGCGTCCGCTGGTTCCGCTTGACGGCGGCCGGTTCGCGACGTCGGATCTGAACGATCTCTACCGCCGCGTCATCAACCGGAACAACCGTCTGCGCCGGCTGATGGAACTGCGTGCTCCGGACATCATCATCCGGAACGAAAAGCGCATGCTGCAGGAGTCCGTTGACGCCCTGTTCGACAACGGCCGCCGCGGCCGGGTCATCACCGGTGCCAACAAGCGTCCGCTGAAGTCGCTGTCCGACATGCTGAAGGGCAAGCAGGGCCGCTTCCGTCAGAACCTGCTCGGCAAGCGCGTCGACTATTCCGGCCGTTCGGTGATCACCGTGGGTCCAGAACTGAAGCTGCATCAATGCGGTCTGCCGAAGAAGATGGCGCTTGAGCTGTTCAAGCCGTTCATCTATTCGCGCCTCGACGCCAAGGGCTTCTCCTCGACCGTCAAGCAGGCCAAGAAGCTGGTGGAAAAGGAACGCCCGGAAGTCTGGGATATCCTTGACGAGGTGATCCGCGAGCACCCGGTTCTGCTGAACCGCGCGCCGACGCTTCACCGCCTAGGTATCCAGGCGTTCGAACCGACGCTGATCGAAGGCAAGGCGATCCAGCTGCACCCGCTCGTCTGTTCGGCGTTCAACGCCGACTTCGACGGTGACCAGATGGCCGTTCACGTGCCGCTGTCGCTGGAAGCCCAGCTGGAAGCGCGTACGCTGATGATGTCCACCAACAACATTCTGCACCCGGCCAACGGTGGCCCGATCATCGTGCCGTCGCAGGATATTGTTCTGGGTCTCTACTACCTGTCCATCATGGCAGAGGGCGAGCCGGGAGACGGCATGGCCTTCGGCAATGTCGGCGAGATCCACCATGCGCTGGCCAACAAGGTCATCACGCTGCACACGAAGATCAAGGGCCGGTACAAGTCCATCGATGCGGACGGCAATCCGACGTCCGAGATCAACGAGACCACACCGGGCCGGATGCTGATCGCGGAACTTCTGCCCAAGCATCACGAGGTGCCGTTCGAGGTCTGCAACAAGCTGATGACCAAGAAGGAAATCTCCAAGATGATCGACACGGTCTACCGTGCCTGCGGTCAGAAGGAGACGGTCATCTTCTGTGACCGGATCATGCAGCTTGGCTTCAAGAATGCCTGTAACGCCGGCATTTCCTTCGGTATGGACGACATGGTCATCCCGGAAACCAAGCAGAACCTGGTCGCCGAGACGTCCGCGCTCGCAACCGAATACGAGCAGCAGTACAATGACGGTCTGATCACCCAGGGCGAGAAGTACAACAAGGTTGTCGACGCCTGGGCGAAATGTACCGACAAGATCGCCGACGAGATGATGGCCCGCATCAAGGCGGTCCAGATCGATGAGGAAACCGGACGCCAGAAGCCGATGAACTCGGTCTACATGATGTCCCACTCCGGTGCGCGTGGTTCGCCCCAGCAGATGAAGCAGCTGGCCGGCATGCGTGGCCTGATGGCCAAGCCGGACGGCTCGATCATCGAGAACCCGATCATCTCGAACTTCAAGGAAGGCCTGTCGGTTCTGGAGTACTTCAACTCCACCCACGGTGCCCGTAAGGGTCTGGCCGACACTGCCTTGAAGACCGCGAACTCCGGTTACCTGACCCGCCGTCTCGTGGACGTTGCGCAGGATTCCATCATCCTTGAACCGGATTGTGGTTCCGTGCGCGGCATTACCGTGGCGCCTATCGTCGATGCGGGTAACATCATTGCCACGCTCGGCATGCGCGTTCTCGGCCGTACGACCGCGGAAGACGTATTCGACAACCTGAGCGGCGAGCTGCTTGTCCCGAAAGGCAAGCTGATCGACGAGAAGGACGTTGAAGCCATCGAAGCGGCGAAGGTTCAGCAGGTGAAGATCCGCTCGGTTCTGACCTGTGAAACCGAGACGGGCGTGTGTGCGACCTGCTACGGCCGCGACCTTGCACGCGGTACGCCGGTGAACCTTGGTGAGGCTGTCGGCGTCATCGCCGCGCAGTCCATCGGTGAGCCGGGCACGCAGCTGACCATGCGTACCTTCCATATCGGTGGTACGGCCCAGGTTGTCGACAGTTCGTTCATCGAATCCAATGTCGACGGCACGATCAAGATCCGGAACCGCTCGGTACAGCGCGATTCCGAAGGCAACCTGATTGCCATGGTCCGCAACATGTCCATCGTTGTCATCGACAGCGACGGCAACGAGCGCGCCGTGCATCGCGTCGCCTACGGCTCCAAGCTGCATGTCGACGAAGGCGATTCCGTCAAGCGGGGTCAGCGGATTGCCGAATGGGATCCGTATACCCGTCCGATGCTCGCGGAAGTCGACGGTATCGTGGACTTCGAAGACCTGGTCGACGGCGCGTCCGTTCAGGAAACGGCCGACGAGGCGACCGGTATTACCAAGCGTGTCGTCATCGACTGGCGTTCGTCCCAGCGTGGTGCCGATCTGAAGCCGGCCATCGTCGTCAAGGACGAGAAGGGGACGATCAAGAAGTCGGCCCGCGGTTCGGATGCCCGCATCCTGCTTTCGGTGGATGCGATCCTGTCCGTTCAGCCGGGCGCATCGGTCAAGGCCGGTGACGTTCTGTCCCGTATCCCGCTGGAAAGCGCCAAGACGAAGGACATTACCGGTGGTCTGCCGCGTGTTGCGGAACTGTTCGAAGCCCGCCGTCCGAAGGATCATGCGATCATCGCCGAAATCGATGGTACGATCCGCTTCGGCCGCGACTACAAGAACAAGCGCCGCATCATCATCGAGCCGGCAGAGGAGGGTGTCGAGCCCGTCGAATACCTCATCCCGAAGGGCAAGCACTTCCACCTGCAGGAAGGCGATGCCATCGAGAAGGGGGAATACATCCTCGACGGCAACCCGGCACCGCATGACATTCTGGCCGTCAAAGGCGTGGAGGCCCTGGCTGCCTACCTCGTCAACGAGATCCAGGAAGTCTACCGTCTGCAGGGTGTGACGATCAACGACAAGCACATCGAGGTGATCGTTCGCCAGATGCTGCAGAAGATCGAGATCACCGATACGGGCGACACCGAGTTCTTCTCCGGCGAGCAGGTCGACAAGATCGACTTCGAAGAAGCCAACCGCAAGGCGGTCGACGCTGCGCGCGATCCGGCGAAGGGCGTTCCGGTTCTTCTCGGGATCACCAAGGCGTCGCTGCAGACCCGATCCTTCTTCTCGGCCGCCTCCTTCCAGGAGACGACCCGCGTTCTTACGGACGCTGCCGTCAATGGCAAGATCGACCCGCTGGTCGGTCTGAAGGAGAACGTCATTGTGGGCCGGCTGATCCCGGCCGGCACCGGCGGGGTCATGAAGCGCATCCGCCAGATTGCAGTCCATCGCGACGACCTAATCCAGGAAGCGCAGCGGCAGCAGTCTTCGGAAAGCGCGGCGGAAGGCCTGCTGGAAGACATGACCGGGGCCGAATAA
- a CDS encoding regulator, giving the protein MNDNEPELDPVVYIVIGRVWENEEAAPQDAITIQALLTAADDDDAVRKTLESLSAQGYAEAELDQIGIMDGEPDDAIYEEAYQDALEGNVAIVTFTG; this is encoded by the coding sequence ATGAATGATAACGAACCTGAACTTGATCCGGTGGTGTACATCGTGATCGGCCGCGTTTGGGAAAACGAAGAGGCCGCCCCGCAAGACGCGATCACGATCCAGGCGCTGCTGACGGCAGCCGATGATGACGACGCTGTCCGCAAGACGCTCGAGTCGCTGTCGGCCCAGGGATACGCGGAGGCCGAGCTCGACCAGATCGGCATCATGGACGGCGAACCGGACGACGCGATTTACGAGGAAGCCTATCAGGACGCCCTTGAAGGCAATGTCGCCATCGTGACCTTCACGGGCTGA
- the rpsL gene encoding 30S ribosomal protein S12 → MPTINQLIRKPRKDPPKRNKVPAMEACPQKRGVCTRVYTTTPKKPNSALRKVAKIRLTNGFEVIGYIPGEGHNLQEHSVVMIRGGRVKDLPGVRYHIIRGVLDTQGVKDRKQRRSKYGAKRPK, encoded by the coding sequence ATGCCGACCATCAACCAGTTGATCCGCAAGCCGCGGAAAGATCCGCCGAAGCGGAACAAGGTGCCGGCCATGGAGGCCTGCCCCCAGAAGCGTGGTGTTTGCACCCGCGTTTACACGACGACGCCGAAGAAGCCGAACTCGGCTCTGCGTAAGGTGGCCAAGATCCGCCTGACCAACGGCTTTGAAGTCATCGGTTACATCCCGGGTGAAGGCCACAACCTTCAGGAACACTCGGTGGTGATGATCCGTGGCGGCCGCGTGAAGGACTTGCCGGGTGTGCGCTACCACATCATTCGTGGTGTGCTCGATACCCAGGGCGTCAAGGATCGCAAGCAGCGCCGTTCGAAATACGGCGCGAAGCGGCCGAAGTAA
- the rpsG gene encoding 30S ribosomal protein S7 codes for MSRRHRAEKREINPDPKFGDTVVTKFMNSIMYDGKKSVAERIVYGAFDVVENKTRENPIEVFHAALENVMPQVEVRSRRVGGATYQVPVEVRVDRRQALAIRWLIAAARNRNETTMVGRLSGELLDAANNRGTAVKKREDTHRMADANRAFSHYRW; via the coding sequence ATGTCCCGTCGTCACCGCGCTGAAAAACGCGAAATCAACCCGGATCCGAAATTCGGGGATACCGTCGTCACCAAGTTCATGAACTCGATCATGTACGACGGCAAGAAATCTGTTGCAGAACGCATCGTCTACGGTGCTTTCGACGTCGTTGAAAACAAGACCCGCGAGAACCCGATCGAAGTGTTCCACGCGGCTCTTGAGAACGTCATGCCGCAAGTGGAAGTGCGCTCCCGCCGCGTTGGTGGTGCGACCTACCAGGTGCCGGTCGAGGTTCGTGTCGACCGTCGTCAGGCGCTGGCAATCCGCTGGCTGATCGCTGCTGCACGCAACCGCAACGAAACCACGATGGTTGGTCGTCTTTCCGGCGAGCTGCTCGACGCGGCAAACAACCGTGGCACCGCAGTGAAGAAGCGCGAAGACACGCATCGGATGGCCGATGCCAACCGCGCGTTCTCGCACTATCGCTGGTAA